In the Dolichospermum flos-aquae CCAP 1403/13F genome, AGCTATGGCAGTTGATGGTAGAGAAGAACACGCCACTGATTAACGAACTACTGAGTCAAATTGGTAAACACCCAGAATTTGAAACATGGCGACAAAAAGGTAAACACCCCACAGGTATAGTCAAAGAACTGTGTGAACCCTTGAAAACTGATCCGCGCTTCATGGGGCAACCTGCAAGGTTTTACACCAGTGCCACAGCATCAGTAAACTATATTTATAAATCCTGGTTTGCCTTAATGAAGCGGTTTCAGTCCCAACTAGACGGCAAACTGCGCTGGTTAGAAATGCTCAATAGTGATACTGAATTAGTAGAAGCCAGTGGAGTCTCCTTGGATGTACTTCAGACTAAATCTGCCGCAATCTTGGCTCAATTTGCTCCCCAAAATCCTGCTGAAACTCAACCAGCTAAAGGTAAAAAGACTAAAAAAGGGAAAAAAGCTCCAACTTCAGATAGCAAACGAAATTTATCAAAAAACCTATTCGACGCTTACAGTAATACAGAAGATAATTTAACTCGTTGTGCCATTAGTTATTTACTCAAAAATGGCTGTAAAATTAGCAATAAAGCAGAAAATCCCGATAAATTCGCTCAACGTCGCCGCAAAGTAGAAATCCAAATTCAACGTCTCACAGAAAAACTAGCCGCTCGAATTCCCAAAGGACGAGATTTAACTGACACCATAAGATTAGAAACTCTTTTTAATGCCACTCAGACCATCCCTGAAAATGAAACAGAGGCGAAATTCTGGCAAAACATTCTGTTAAGAAAATCCAGTCAAGTGCCGTTTCCAGTCGCTTATGAAACCAACGAAGATATGACTTGGTTGAAAAATCAGTTTGGACGTATCTGTGTAAAATTTAATGGTTTAAGTGAGCATACTTTTCAAATTTATTGTGATTCTCGCCAACTGCACTGGTTTCAACGCTTCCTAGAAGATCAACAAATTAAGAAAGATAGTAAAAATCAACATTCTAGTGCCTTATTTACCCTGCGTAGTGGTCGTATCTCTTGGCAGGAAGAAGAAGGCAAGGGAGAACCCTGGAATGTTCACCATTTAACCCTTTATTGTTCTGTAGATACTCGTTTATGGACAGAAGAAGGAACAAATTTAGTCAAAGAAGAAAAAGCTGAAGAAATTGCCAAAACCATGACCCAGACAAAAGCCAAAGGTGATCTTAATGATAAACAACAGGCACATCTCAAACGCAAAAATTCCTCTCTAGCCAGAATTAATAACCCCTTTCCTCGTCCAAGTCAACCTTTATATAAAGGACAATCTCATATTCTAGTTGGTGTGAGTTTAGGTTTAGAAAACCCTGCCACAATTGCAGTTCTAGATGGTACTACAAGCAAAGTTTTGACATATCGCAACATCAAACAACTACTTGGTGATAACTACAAACTACTCAACAGACAGCGACAACAAAAACACCTATTATCCCACCAACGTCATATTGCTCAAAGGATGTCAGCACCAAATCAATTTGGAGATTCAGAGTTAGGCGAGTATATAGATAGATTACTAGCAAAAGAAATTATTGCGATTCCTACGGAGCGCTTCGCTATCGCACAAACCTATAAAGCTGGCAGTATTGTTATCCCAAAATTGGGAGATATGCGAGAGCAAATTCAGAGTGAAATTCAATCTAAAGCAGAACAAAAATCAGATATAATAGAAGTTCAAAAAAAGTATGCCAAACAATATCGAACTACTGTTCATCAATGGAGCTACGGTAGATTAATAGCCAACATTCAAAGTCAGGCAAATAAAGCAGGAATCGCTATAGAGGAAGGAAAACAACCAATTCGAGCGAGTCCACAGGAGAAAGCCAAAGAATTAGCGATAAACGCCTATCAATCCCGAAAAGCCTGATTGACAAAACACCGAACCTTGATAATAGAATAGGAAATAACAACAGCGCCGCAGTTCATGTTTTTTATAAACCTCTGTTCTGTGACAAATGCGGGTTAGGTTGACTGTTGTGAGACAGTCGTGCTTTCTGACCCTGGTAGCTGCCCACCTTGATGCTGCTGTTCCTCGTGAACAGGAATAAGGTGCGCCCCCAGTAATAGAGGTGCGGGTTTACCGCAGTGGTGGCTACCGAATCACCTCCGAGCAAGGAGGAATCCACCTTAATTATTTATTTTTGGCGAACCATAAGCGAGGTTAAAAACCCTGGGTTTCTGCCAAAAGTCCAAATCCCTTGTCTAGTCTGTGTTTCAGATGTTGAGATGCTTTGATAATCCTCCCTTAAAAGGGAAATTATACTAAACACGGGTGAGATTTAAACTTTTGCCAAATGACAAAGAACCCAGATGTGTAGGGGTAAAGCAAGAGCTAAACCCCTACGTTTAGAATCAAACAATTAAGCCGTTTTGAGTATAAGAGCAAATTTAGGACATCTGCCAAAATTGCTTTTGGAAGTGTCACTAGGTAGGGGTTTGGTCGGGAGGAGTTTGTTTCAATACCCCTCCTGGAGTGGGGCGGGTTGAAAGGCCAAAGGGTGTCAAAACTACGTTGACGCTTGTGGGTTTCAACACCCCTCCTGGAGTGGGGCGGGTTGAAAGGCAAGGGCTGGCTCAGGGAAACTAGCTCTTTCGACTAGTTTCAACACCCATCTCGGAGTGAGGCGGGTTGAAAGACCTTTATGCAGCCATATAAAACATTTTAGGTGGGTTGAAAGGCGCACTTCGTTCGGGATTTTCCGTAACTGAAGCAATACCAATAAATAAAAGCTATTATTGTAATAGCTTCCAATGCCAATACACGATGATGATTAGGTAATTTGGCAACGCGGACAATAATTTGGCAAGACGGACACCAATTTGTCAACGCGGTCAAATAATCTGGCAAGTGACATCTAAAATCGGGATGACTGGATTCGAACCAGCGGCCCCTTCGTCCCGAACGAAGTGCGCTACCAAGCTGCGCCACATCCCGCCACAAAAACGGCATTATAAAAAGATATTACCACAATCAGCAAAAAATAACAAACTTTCTCTTTTCCACAAAGGTCTTTGCTTGCTACCATAAGATTTGTATAACTAAAATGGTAAAAGTAGACTGTGACTGTAAAACCAGACTGGTTGCGAGTAAAAGCGCCTCAATGGGAGCGTGTTGGTAACGTTAAAGAAATTTTGCGGGATTTAGCCCTGAATACCGTTTGCGAAGAGGCTTCCTGTCCCAATATTGGGGAATGCTTCAACGCAGGTACTGCCACATTTTTAATTATGGGTCCAGCTTGCACCAGGGCTTGTCCTTACTGTGATATTGATTTTGAAAAGAAACCCCAAGCATTAGATCCCACCGAACCGACACGACTAGCGGAAGCAGTGCGGCGAATGCAGCTTAATCACGTCGTGATTACTTCCGTTAACCGAGATGATTTACCTGATGGTGGTGCATCTCAATTTGTCCACTGTATTAATGCTATTCATGAAGTTTCACCTCATACAACAATAGAAGTATTAATTCCCGACTTATGCGGTAATTGGCAAGCTTTAGAAATAATTCTCCAAGCGAAACCAGAAGTAATTAACCACAACACAGAAACTATCTCCCGCTTATATCGCCGTGTGCGTCCCCAAGGAAATTATGAGCGGACAATGGAATTATTACAACGCTCGCGCCGAATTTCTCCCAGCACTTACACCAAATCTGGTATTATGGTCGGCTTGGGT is a window encoding:
- the cas12k gene encoding type V CRISPR-associated protein Cas12k (Type V-K CRISPR systems have also been known as with the large Cas12k protein, has also been known as type V-U5, and Cas12k as C2c5.); this translates as MSQITIQCRLVVSESTRQQLWQLMVEKNTPLINELLSQIGKHPEFETWRQKGKHPTGIVKELCEPLKTDPRFMGQPARFYTSATASVNYIYKSWFALMKRFQSQLDGKLRWLEMLNSDTELVEASGVSLDVLQTKSAAILAQFAPQNPAETQPAKGKKTKKGKKAPTSDSKRNLSKNLFDAYSNTEDNLTRCAISYLLKNGCKISNKAENPDKFAQRRRKVEIQIQRLTEKLAARIPKGRDLTDTIRLETLFNATQTIPENETEAKFWQNILLRKSSQVPFPVAYETNEDMTWLKNQFGRICVKFNGLSEHTFQIYCDSRQLHWFQRFLEDQQIKKDSKNQHSSALFTLRSGRISWQEEEGKGEPWNVHHLTLYCSVDTRLWTEEGTNLVKEEKAEEIAKTMTQTKAKGDLNDKQQAHLKRKNSSLARINNPFPRPSQPLYKGQSHILVGVSLGLENPATIAVLDGTTSKVLTYRNIKQLLGDNYKLLNRQRQQKHLLSHQRHIAQRMSAPNQFGDSELGEYIDRLLAKEIIAIPTERFAIAQTYKAGSIVIPKLGDMREQIQSEIQSKAEQKSDIIEVQKKYAKQYRTTVHQWSYGRLIANIQSQANKAGIAIEEGKQPIRASPQEKAKELAINAYQSRKA
- the lipA gene encoding lipoyl synthase; the encoded protein is MTVKPDWLRVKAPQWERVGNVKEILRDLALNTVCEEASCPNIGECFNAGTATFLIMGPACTRACPYCDIDFEKKPQALDPTEPTRLAEAVRRMQLNHVVITSVNRDDLPDGGASQFVHCINAIHEVSPHTTIEVLIPDLCGNWQALEIILQAKPEVINHNTETISRLYRRVRPQGNYERTMELLQRSRRISPSTYTKSGIMVGLGETDAEICQVMEDLRRVDCDILTIGQYLQPSQKHLQVSDFITPEQFAAWQTFGEELGFLQVVSSPLTRSSYHAEQVRELMKRYPR